The DNA window AACTGCGCTGGCGGCGACGTAGGCGACGACCATCTCGAGGTACGACAGCGGCGAGGTCAGCGTCTCGTGAATGTACTCGTTCCATCGCCCATGGAAGATCGAGAATGAGGCGTTCTCGAAGGCGTTCGAAATCGTGCCGAGGACGACGAGTCCGGGGATCAGAAAGAGGATGTAGCCGAAGTCAGCGCCGGGAACCCCTTCGACTGGGCTTTCGATCCGGCCGCCGAGGATGATACCGAAGACCGCGAAGTAGAGCACGTTCGTGATCGCCGGCGGCATGAACGTGTTCTTGGGGCGGCGGACGAATCGCAGAATCTCGCGCTTGAATAGCGCGCGAAAGCCAACCGAGAGCATCAGGCGACACTCTCCTGTTCGCGCTTCGCTCGTTCATCGCCGTCGCGTTCCTCGTCGGATCCCTCGTCGCTCGAGGCTGACGACCGGGTCACCGTCCGATCCTCGCTTCTCGTGAGATCGACGAAAATCTCCTCGAGTGACGTCCGACTGATCTCGAGATCGCCGATCTCGTGGCCCATCGCTTCCAGGTCGTTGAGTAACTGCGGCGCGGTCGAGCCGCCGTCATCGACGCGCACCTCGAGATGGTTGCCCTCGAGCGTCGTCTCGTGCGCGTAGCCGTCGAGGGCAGGCGCAGTCGCCGGCGGCGACTCGAGGCGGACCGAGATGGTGTCCGTCCCGCGCGTCTTGAGTTCGTCCGGCGTCGCGACGGTGATTTTTTGCCCTTCGTTCATGATCGCGACGCGATCACAGAGGCGTTCGGCCTCCTCGATGTAGTGTGTCGTCAACAGGACGGTAGTCCCTTCCTCGTTGAGTTCGGTGACGAGCTCCCAGAGATCGTGGCGCAGTTGCACGTCGACGCCCGCCGTCGGTTCGTCCAGAATCAGCAGGTCGGGATCAGTGACGAGCGCACGCGCGAGGAGCAATCGGCGTTTCATCCCGCCCGACAGCCAATCGAAGCGCTCGTCACGCTTGTCGTAGATGCCGACGCGTTTGAGCACCTCATCTGCACGCTCGGCAGCCTCGTCTTCGGGCAATCCGTGATAGCCCGCCTTATGCTGGAGCACTTCCTTGATGGGGAAAAAGCGGTCGACGTTGAACTCCTGTGGCGCGAGGCCAATCGCGTCTCGAGCCTGTCGGTAGTCGTCTTCGACATCGTAC is part of the Natronolimnobius sp. AArcel1 genome and encodes:
- a CDS encoding ABC transporter ATP-binding protein → MPPAIETENLVKEYGELRALQGLSLTVEEGEFFGLLGPNGAGKTTFINTLVGLVRKSGGDARVFGYDVEDDYRQARDAIGLAPQEFNVDRFFPIKEVLQHKAGYHGLPEDEAAERADEVLKRVGIYDKRDERFDWLSGGMKRRLLLARALVTDPDLLILDEPTAGVDVQLRHDLWELVTELNEEGTTVLLTTHYIEEAERLCDRVAIMNEGQKITVATPDELKTRGTDTISVRLESPPATAPALDGYAHETTLEGNHLEVRVDDGGSTAPQLLNDLEAMGHEIGDLEISRTSLEEIFVDLTRSEDRTVTRSSASSDEGSDEERDGDERAKREQESVA